Proteins encoded in a region of the Bradyrhizobium sp. CB3481 genome:
- a CDS encoding DUF1194 domain-containing protein, which yields MRWYVSIGVVLVAGVLAGDVAGFAAPNRAGHQPGADNHQLAAEKDANPTVDVELVLAVDVSYSMDMDELALQREGYAQAIVSKEFLQALKSGPNGRIAITYFEWAASTDQKIIIPWRLIDGPETADAVANEIIKTPIRRASRTSISGAINFAIPLFDESPHRGLRRVIDISGDGPNNNGMPVTLARDAALEKGIVINGLPIMVKEPSYSTMDIDNLDYYYEDCVIGGPGAFVVTIKDREKFKEAIRTKLLLEIAGRTPEHHVVPVAGKEPRVNCMIGEKIWQDRWGR from the coding sequence ATGCGCTGGTATGTCTCGATCGGGGTCGTGCTTGTAGCCGGCGTGCTTGCCGGCGACGTGGCGGGGTTTGCCGCGCCGAACCGGGCGGGCCACCAGCCCGGTGCTGACAATCACCAACTGGCCGCCGAAAAGGACGCCAATCCCACCGTCGACGTCGAACTCGTGCTGGCCGTCGACGTCTCCTATTCGATGGACATGGACGAACTCGCGCTGCAGCGGGAAGGCTACGCCCAGGCGATCGTCTCCAAGGAATTTTTGCAGGCGCTGAAGAGCGGCCCAAACGGGCGGATCGCGATCACCTATTTCGAATGGGCCGCCTCCACCGACCAGAAGATCATCATACCGTGGCGCCTGATCGACGGGCCTGAGACGGCGGATGCCGTCGCCAACGAAATCATCAAGACCCCGATCCGCCGGGCCTCGCGCACCTCGATCTCGGGCGCGATCAATTTCGCCATACCGCTGTTCGACGAGAGCCCGCATCGCGGCCTGCGTCGCGTGATCGACATTTCCGGCGACGGCCCCAACAACAACGGCATGCCGGTGACGCTGGCGCGCGATGCCGCGCTGGAAAAAGGCATCGTCATCAACGGCCTGCCGATCATGGTGAAAGAGCCGTCTTACTCCACCATGGATATCGATAATCTCGATTACTACTATGAGGATTGCGTCATCGGCGGCCCCGGTGCGTTCGTGGTGACGATCAAGGACCGGGAGAAGTTCAAGGAAGCGATCCGCACCAAGCTGCTCTTGGAAATCGCCGGTCGCACCCCCGAACACCACGTCGTGCCCGTT
- the clpS gene encoding ATP-dependent Clp protease adapter ClpS, with translation MADTVVTPKTKVKTKTERPRLHKVVLLNDDYTPREFVVTVLKAEFRMTEDQAHKVMITAHRRGVCVVAVFTKDVAETKATRATDAGRAKGYPLLFTTEPEE, from the coding sequence ATGGCCGATACCGTCGTCACGCCAAAGACCAAGGTCAAAACCAAGACCGAGCGGCCGCGCCTGCACAAGGTGGTCTTGCTCAATGACGACTACACGCCGCGCGAATTCGTCGTCACGGTGCTGAAGGCCGAATTCCGCATGACCGAGGACCAGGCACACAAGGTGATGATCACAGCGCACCGCCGCGGCGTCTGCGTCGTCGCCGTCTTCACCAAGGACGTCGCCGAGACCAAGGCAACGCGCGCCACCGACGCCGGCCGCGCCAAGGGCTATCCGCTGCTGTTCACCACCGAGCCGGAGGAATGA